The proteins below are encoded in one region of Brassica napus cultivar Da-Ae chromosome A6, Da-Ae, whole genome shotgun sequence:
- the LOC106386401 gene encoding alcohol dehydrogenase-like 7: MENNKSSGDKSSLKPIRCKAAVCRKAGEPLVMEEILVAPPQPHEVRIRIICTALCHSDITFWKLEVPPACFPRILGHEAIGVVESVGENVTEVVVGDTVLPTFMADCGDCVDCKSPKSNLCSRLPFKVSPWMPRYENSSRFTDLNGNTLFHFLNVSSFSEYTVLDVAHVVKIDSSIPPSRACLLSCGVSTGVGAAWKTAQVEQGSTVVIFGLGSIGLAVAEGARLCGASRIIGVDINPTKFEVGQKFGITEFVNSMTCGNKRVSEVINEMTGGGADYCFECVGSSSLVQEAYACCRKGWGKTITLGVDKPGSEICLNSSDVLHNGKTLMGSLFGGLKAKSHIPLLLKRYMSKELELDKFVTHEMKFEDINDAFQLLLDGRCIRCVLWMG; encoded by the exons ATGGAAAACAACAAGTCCTCCGGCGACAAGTCTTCACTTAAACCGATCCGTTGCAAAG CGGCGGTTTGTAGGAAGGCCGGAGAGCCACTAGTGATGGAAGAAATCCTGGTTGCGCCGCCGCAGCCTCACGAGGTTCGGATCCGAATCATTTGTACAGCTCTATGCCACAGTGACATCACCTTCTGGAAACTCGAA GTTCCTCCAGCCTGCTTTCCCAGGATTCTAGGCCACGAAGCAATTGG AGTTGTGGAGAGTGTGGGTGAAAACGTCACCGAAGTAGTAGTAGGAGACACTGTACTGCCAACATTTATGGCAGACTGTGGTGACTGTGTTGACTGCAAATCTCCAAAGAGCAACTTATGCAGCAGACTTCCCTTCAAGGTCTCACCATGGATGCCAAGATACGAAAACTCCAGTAGATTCACTGACCTGAATGGCAACACTCTGTTTCATTTCTTAAATGTCTCGAGCTTCAGTGAATACACTGTTCTTGATGTCGCTCACGTGGTTAAGATCGATTCTTCTATTCCTCCTAGCCGTGCTTGTCTCCTCAGCTGCGGAGTCTCCACTG gtGTTGGTGCTGCTTGGAAGACTGCCCAAGTTGAACAAGGATCAACTGTTGTGATTTTTGGACTTGGTTCTATCGGTCTAGCG GTTGCTGAGGGTGCAAGACTTTGTGGTGCCTCTCGAATCATTGGTGTCGATATAAATCCTACAAAATTCGAAGTTG GCCAAAAATTTGGAATAACTGAGTTTGTAAACTCGATGACATGCGGAAACAAGCGTGTGAGCGAG GTGATCAATGAGATGACTGGTGGGGGAGCAGATTATTGTTTCGAGTGTGTTGGAAGCAGTTCTTTGGTTCAAGAAGCGTATGCATGTTGCAGAAAG GGATGGGGAAAGACGATAACGTTAGGGGTGGACAAGCCAGGTTCAGAAATTTGCTTAAACTCGTCCGATGTTCTTCACAACGGGAAGACTCTAATGGGCTCGTTGTTCGGTGGTTTAAAGGCTAAATCACACATTCCTCTTCTTCTTAAACGCTACATGAGCAAGGAGCTTGAGCTGGATAAATTTGTGACACACGAGATGAAATTTGAGGACATCAATGATGCGTTCCAGCTACTCCTTGACGGGAGATGCATCAGATGTGTGTTGTGGATGGGCTAA
- the LOC106386397 gene encoding glycine-rich protein A3 — protein MGGDKDRGFHGYPPAGYPPGPGAYPPAGYPPHQGYPPPPGAYPPAHGYGGYPPASGHAGYAPTGYPAHHSGHAGGIGGMIAGAAAAYGAHHVAHSSHSPYGHAAYGHGYGHGHGYGYGHGKFKHGKHGKFKHHGGKFKRGHGMFGGGKFKKWK, from the exons ATGGGAGGTGACAAAGACAGAGGGTTTCATGGGTATCCACCCGCTGGATACCCGCCAGGTCCTGGGGCTTATCCACCAGCTGGATACCCACCACATCAAGGTTACCCTCCACCACCTGGTGCCTACCCTCCAGCTCATGGTTATGGAGGTTATCCTCCTGCATCTGGTCATGCTGGTTATGCTCCTACTGGCTATCCTGCTCATCACTCAG GACACGCAGGAGGAATCGGGGGTATGATTGCTGGTGCTGCAGCAGCCTATGGAGCTCACCACGTAGCTCATAGCTCTCACAGCCCTTACGGACACGCTGCATATGGTCACGGATATGGCCATGGTCATGGCTATGGTTATGGTCATGGTAAGTTCAAGCACGGGAAGCACGGGAAGTTTAAGCATCACGGAGGCAAGTTTAAACGTGGGCATGGGATGTTTGGAGGAGGTAAGTTCAAGAAGTGGAAGTGA
- the LOC106386408 gene encoding F-box protein SKIP31 isoform X2: MSLSDDEDECFARFLESEVSSVEDEDKTKEPEPKRQRIDKDKAKVVDKDGDQKEDGSNRDRNVVKRIESGVFSKVPTELFRHIFKFLSSEDLLSCSLVCKFLNFAASDESLWRRLYCIRWGLMPSTRMLRECAWKKLYIDRDEKDMIELVRSCPTDFKEYYIQMQAAKRSQAPLVAQMVDDQIVLDKTVLDKVSMWKKSKGLPDKAVVGHVCLGTKCDYHQIDDVFICQETGNVHVCDDNCKEVIFCRESGNMVCTISGLCSESLLVQDDSDADEEEAEQEAEVLTGRGRFGRAFEFGYNCESEQELDRSFGFC; this comes from the exons ATGTCTCTTTCCGATGATGAAGACGAGTGCTTCGCCCGCTTCCTCGAATCAGAAGTCTCCTCc GTTGAGGACGAAGATAAAACGAAAGAACCTGAACCAAAACGACAACGTATTGACAAGGACAAAGCAAAGGTTGTAGACAAGGATGGAGATCAGAAGGAAGATGGTAGCAACAGAGATAGAAATGTTGTAAAGAGAATAGAGAGTGGAGTTTTCAGCAAAGTTCCTACAGAGCTGTTTCGTCATATCTTCAAGTTCTTATCCTCTGAG GATCTTCTATCATGCTCTTTAGTGTGTAAATTTCTCAACTTTGCTGCCTCTGATGAATCCTTATGGCGTCGCCT atacTGTATCCGGTGGGGTCTAATGCCTTCAACTAGAATGTTACGTGAGTGTGCTTGGAAGAAGCTTTATATCGAT CGTGACGAGAAGGACATGATTGAACTTGTCAGAAGCTGTCCGACGGATTTCAAAGAGTATTACATTCAAATGCAAGCAGCTAAGCGAAGCCAAGCACCTCTTGTGGCCCAG ATGGTGGATGACCAGATAGTTCTTGACAAAACTGTACTTGACAAAGTATCTATGTGGAAGAAAAGCAAAGGACTTCCCGATAAGGCTGTTGTTGGCCATGTTTGTTTGGGAACAAAATGTGATTACCATCAGATCGACGACGTTTTCATATGCCAAGAGACTGGAAATGTTCATG TATGTGATGACAACTGCAAGGAAGTAATATTTTGTCGGGAGAGTGGGAACATGGTGTGTACTATCTCAGGGCTTTGTTCTGAAAGTTTGCTCGTACAAGATGATTCAGACGCAGATGAGGAAGAAGCTGAACAAGAAGCTGAAGTATTAACAGGAAGAGGCCGTTTTG GTCGAGCTTTTGAATTTGGATACAACTGCGAGAGTGAGCAGGAGTTAGATCGCTCCTTTGGGTTCTGCTGA
- the LOC106386408 gene encoding F-box protein SKIP31 isoform X1: MSLSDDEDECFARFLESEVSSVEDEDKTKEPEPKRQRIDKDKAKVVDKDGDQKEDGSNRDRNVVKRIESGVFSKVPTELFRHIFKFLSSEVDLLSCSLVCKFLNFAASDESLWRRLYCIRWGLMPSTRMLRECAWKKLYIDRDEKDMIELVRSCPTDFKEYYIQMQAAKRSQAPLVAQMVDDQIVLDKTVLDKVSMWKKSKGLPDKAVVGHVCLGTKCDYHQIDDVFICQETGNVHVCDDNCKEVIFCRESGNMVCTISGLCSESLLVQDDSDADEEEAEQEAEVLTGRGRFGRAFEFGYNCESEQELDRSFGFC; the protein is encoded by the exons ATGTCTCTTTCCGATGATGAAGACGAGTGCTTCGCCCGCTTCCTCGAATCAGAAGTCTCCTCc GTTGAGGACGAAGATAAAACGAAAGAACCTGAACCAAAACGACAACGTATTGACAAGGACAAAGCAAAGGTTGTAGACAAGGATGGAGATCAGAAGGAAGATGGTAGCAACAGAGATAGAAATGTTGTAAAGAGAATAGAGAGTGGAGTTTTCAGCAAAGTTCCTACAGAGCTGTTTCGTCATATCTTCAAGTTCTTATCCTCTGAGGTG GATCTTCTATCATGCTCTTTAGTGTGTAAATTTCTCAACTTTGCTGCCTCTGATGAATCCTTATGGCGTCGCCT atacTGTATCCGGTGGGGTCTAATGCCTTCAACTAGAATGTTACGTGAGTGTGCTTGGAAGAAGCTTTATATCGAT CGTGACGAGAAGGACATGATTGAACTTGTCAGAAGCTGTCCGACGGATTTCAAAGAGTATTACATTCAAATGCAAGCAGCTAAGCGAAGCCAAGCACCTCTTGTGGCCCAG ATGGTGGATGACCAGATAGTTCTTGACAAAACTGTACTTGACAAAGTATCTATGTGGAAGAAAAGCAAAGGACTTCCCGATAAGGCTGTTGTTGGCCATGTTTGTTTGGGAACAAAATGTGATTACCATCAGATCGACGACGTTTTCATATGCCAAGAGACTGGAAATGTTCATG TATGTGATGACAACTGCAAGGAAGTAATATTTTGTCGGGAGAGTGGGAACATGGTGTGTACTATCTCAGGGCTTTGTTCTGAAAGTTTGCTCGTACAAGATGATTCAGACGCAGATGAGGAAGAAGCTGAACAAGAAGCTGAAGTATTAACAGGAAGAGGCCGTTTTG GTCGAGCTTTTGAATTTGGATACAACTGCGAGAGTGAGCAGGAGTTAGATCGCTCCTTTGGGTTCTGCTGA
- the LOC106386413 gene encoding transcription factor MAMYB produces MEFYDEDKPRFVFQSRPSSSRRKTEDEEEEDHKAPSKIFISISVVISLLTLSLSFFYFESEPAQSLLLWLAISFLVGPFAPPPLTGGKIRVGYGQILEPEEIKEEHSTDNERESRRNKRSNKVTKSEKPPENPHPVKVDRDRSEIHGSVKEWSEEEMEILKKQLVKHPAGKPGRWEAVAAAFGGKYKTENVIKKAKEIGEKKVYESDDYAQFLKNRKASSSDPRLGEEEEEEDAGGDEETWSNGEDIALLNALKAFPKEAAMRWEKVAAAVPGKKSKAACMKRVTELKKGFRSSKSGAN; encoded by the coding sequence ATGGAGTTTTACGACGAAGACAAGCCAAGATTCGTCTTCCAATCTCGTCCTTCCTCTTCTCGCCGCAAGACGGAGgacgaggaggaggaagatCATAAAGCCCCTAGCAAGATCTTCATCTCAATCTCCGTCGTTATCTCCCTCCTCACTCTATCACTCTCCTTCTTCTACTTCGAATCCGAGCCTGCCCAATCGCTTCTCTTATGGCTCGCAATCTCCTTCCTCGTCGGTCCTTTCGCGCCTCCTCCCCTCACCGGTGGCAAAATCCGCGTCGGTTACGGTCAGATCTTGGAGCCGGAGGAGATCAAGGAGGAGCACTCGACGGATAACGAACGTGAATCGAGGAGGAACAAGCGATCTAATAAAGTGACGAAGAGCGAGAAACCGCCGGAAAATCCACATCCGGTAAAAGTGGATCGCGATCGGAGTGAGATTCATGGATCTGTGAAGGAGTGGAGTGAAGAAGAGATGGAGATTCTGAAGAAGCAGCTGGTAAAGCATCCGGCGGGGAAGCCTGGGCGGTGGGAGGCGGTGGCGGCGGCGTTTGGAGGGAAGTACAAGACGGAGAATGTGATCAAGAAGGCGAAAGAGATTGGGGAGAAGAAAGTCTACGAGAGTGATGATTACGCTCAGTTTCTGAAGAACAGGAAAGCTTCTTCTTCGGATCCGAGAttgggtgaagaagaagaagaagaagacgcggGAGGAGATGAGGAGACTTGGAGTAATGGAGAAGACATTGCTCTGCTCAATGCTCTTAAAGCTTTTCCGAAAGAAGCGGCCATGAGATGGGAGAAGGTTGCAGCTGCTGTGCCTGGGAAGAAGTCCAAGGCAGCTTGTATGAAGAGAGTTACTGAGCTTAAGAAAGGGTTTCGGAGCTCCAAGTCTGGAGCCAATTAG
- the LOC106386411 gene encoding ATP-dependent Clp protease proteolytic subunit 4, chloroplastic produces MGLIAEAFINGPQLSCGAFGRVWPIPNIYRVDKSGVSFLLLESFIKSTFPNSSPKTLLLASAMTTLSLSSSFKPSLVSSRLSSSSSASYSSFSKPNNLSLKPTKLISPPLRTPLRFANASIEMSQTQESAIRGAESDVMGLLLRERIVFLGSSIDDFVADAIMSQLLLLDAKDPKKDIKLFINSSGGSLSATMAIYDVVQLVRADVSTIALGIAASTASIILGAGTKGKRFAMPNTRIMIHQPLGGASGQAIDVEIQAKEVMHNKNNVTSIIAGCTSRSFEQVLKDIDRDRYMSPIEAVEYGLIDGVIDGDSIIPLEPVPDRVKPRVNYEEISKDPMKFLTPEIPDDEIY; encoded by the exons ATGGGCCTCATAGCTGAGGCTTTCATTAATGGGCCTCAGCTATCCTGTGGGGCTTTTGGGAGGGTCTGGCCCATACCCAACATATACCGGGTCGATAAGTCGGGTGTCTCTTTCCTCCTCCTCGAGAGTTTTATCAAATCCACTTTCCCCAATTCGTCTCCCAAAACTCTTCTTCTCGCTTCAGCCATGACAACCCtatctctctcctcctccttcaAACCTTCCCTCGTTTCGTCAAGACTCAGCTCATCTTCCTCCGCCTCTTACTCTTCTTTCTCCAAACCCAACAACCTCTCCCTCAAACCCACCAAACTCATTTCGCCTCCCTTGAGAACTCCACTGAGATTCGCGAACGCTTCAATCGAGATGTCGCAGACCCAGGAGTCAGCTATTCGCGGCGCCGAATCCGACGTCATGGGTCTTCTCCTCAGGGAACGAATCGTCTTCCTCGGTAGCAGTATCGACGATTTCGTCGCCGACGCCATCATGAGTCAGTTGCTGCTGTTAGATGCTAAAGATCCTAAGAAAGACATCAAACTCTTCATCAATTCCTCTGGTGGCTCCCTCAG TGCAACGATGGCTATATACGATGTGGTTCAACTTGTGAGAGCTGATGTTTCCACGATTGCTCTCGGCATTGCTGCATCAACAGCTTCCATCATTCTCGGTGCGGGAACTAAAGGCAAGCGCTTTGCTATGCCCAACACGAGGATAATGATTCATCAGCCTCTTGGAGGTGCGAGCGGTCAAGCTATTGATGTTGAGATTCAAGCTAAAGAAGTTATGCACAACAAGAACAATGTCACAAGCATTATTGCTGGGTGTACTAGCCGTTCGTTTGAGCAGGTTCTGAAGGATATTGATAGGGACCGGTACATGTCTCCGATTGAAGCGGTGGAGTATGGTTTGATCGATGGAGTTATTGATGGGGACAGCATCATTCCTCTGGAGCCTGTTCCTGATAGGGTGAAACCGAGGGTGAACTATGAGGAGATTAGCAAAGATCCGATGAAGTTCTTGACTCCTGAGATACCTGATGATGAGATTTACTGA